In one bacterium genomic region, the following are encoded:
- a CDS encoding protein kinase, whose amino-acid sequence VAKIIDVAGIGEEYTTQITKRGQTVGTIRYMSPEQLFGQALDGRSDIYTLGVVTYRLLTGRMPFHGVKNAAALVAAQLQETPKTPSRARSGVEIPASVDRLVMRMLVQHPDGRFPDTVQLRAVCQKLLESGQWRDSSSAHLPNPAVMLASGAKSVKIIEPSKETDTVDVTGPTQAEPKELGEAGDSDNDSKSDSEIEIEIEIGDPEIELSQSELEISVSEIREMNIGELEIDELELSDLESIETEGESIEIEVSNTATAARVVTDTVDVTAPTAAAMLPLSSKGKA is encoded by the coding sequence GTCGCCAAGATCATCGATGTGGCCGGCATAGGCGAGGAATACACAACCCAGATCACCAAGCGCGGGCAAACGGTCGGCACCATCCGCTATATGTCCCCCGAACAGCTGTTCGGCCAGGCGCTCGACGGCCGCAGTGATATCTACACCCTCGGCGTGGTTACCTATCGGCTTCTCACCGGTCGGATGCCGTTCCACGGAGTCAAGAATGCAGCCGCTCTGGTGGCGGCGCAACTTCAGGAGACTCCCAAGACGCCATCGCGGGCTCGCTCGGGGGTTGAGATCCCGGCCAGCGTCGACCGGTTGGTCATGCGGATGCTCGTCCAGCACCCCGACGGCCGCTTTCCGGATACGGTCCAATTGCGGGCCGTCTGTCAGAAGCTGCTGGAATCAGGACAGTGGCGCGACAGCTCCTCGGCTCACCTGCCGAATCCCGCGGTCATGCTCGCATCGGGAGCCAAATCCGTTAAAATCATCGAGCCCAGCAAAGAGACGGACACGGTCGACGTAACCGGCCCGACTCAGGCCGAACCGAAAGAACTCGGGGAAGCCGGCGACAGCGATAACGATAGCAAAAGTGATAGCGAGATCGAGATCGAGATCGAGATCGGCGACCCGGAGATCGAGCTCAGCCAGAGCGAGCTCGAAATCAGTGTGAGCGAAATTCGTGAAATGAATATCGGCGAGCTGGAGATAGACGAACTCGAGTTGAGCGACCTGGAGAGCATCGAGACGGAGGGGGAAAGCATCGAGATCGAGGTATCGAACACGGCCACCGCGGCGCGAGTCGTGACCGATACCGTCGATGTAACCGCCCCGACGGCCGCCGCGATGCTCCCCCTCTCGTCCAAGGGCAAAGCCTGA